The Bradysia coprophila strain Holo2 unplaced genomic scaffold, BU_Bcop_v1 contig_732, whole genome shotgun sequence genome has a window encoding:
- the LOC119084095 gene encoding protein mini spindles isoform X2, which produces MEEDTEFQKLPVDERCAHKLWKARLHGYQEAIKIFSEIDDEKSTEWNKFHGLIKKFVTDSHAMAQERGLEATLIYVENCGHAGKIVGDVMAGLVLKCIAAPKAKTKDLATQIALMFIEIEKQDIALEELVKGMEQKNPKIVAGSTAIVSLALNKFGNKVIAIKPLLKQIPVLLADRDKNVRDEGKALIVEIFRWIGPALKPHLSSVPAVVQTELETEFEKVKSDKAEPSRYLRSQQMKKVAADSASNDNEDVEADGDDANEPAADIDPMDLIDPVDILSKLPKDFYDKLEEKKWQLRKESLEALEVLLQNPKLANGDYGDVVKALRKVIAKDSNVVLVALAGKSLAALARGLNKKFSIYAPACVPTVLEKFKEKKANVVTALRDCMDAMYPSLTLENIQEDLLEALNNKNPSIKTETCLFLARAFSRTLPSIFNKKLLKTFVVVLLKTLNESDPAVRDASAETLGTLMKLLGEKTVAPHLADVDPLKLAKIKECAEKAVIVVKVPAAPKTRPVTAPSGPSKPAAKEAAKPVARPSTAVAKKPAPVKKAVSSGGGSSSARVAKSASSTKICPAERELTPEEVDERAADLLPGNILAELGDANWKTRLSSSETFLSTVSGLESCPSISQVLIRIICKKPGLKESNFQVLKLKLEIIKKIVEVFGISTTTGDMVLNDVVEKLGDAKNSATAAECLLAIADAINLEYMIVKMLSYSFEQKSPKVQMEALQLTGEAIQAFGLQVQPKKLIDFMKKALQSVNATVRQATITTLGIIYLYTGDSLMMFFDGEKNTIKQQIQAEFQKNASQKPPKPTRGVKVNSEDDDFDEKNEHEDTFEAEPVDLSEMIPRVDISGSITEALLTEISDKNWKTRNEGLTKLQGIIGDAKRIHPTLGELPQALAQRLVDSNAKIAQTSLSISQQLAEAMGPACSKHVRVLFPGFLSCLGDSKPFVRAASMTCINVWCDQAGYKEFFEGEMIVEALKTGTPALKTELWNWLAEKLPKVPAKIISKDELLTCLPLLYLNICDRSPDVRKNANEAILGFMIHLGYETMIKALERQKPSAKKDILAALDKVRPNLPVKPLPKSKQQAPIVSEEPKAVKGKATKPAAAAKNAPAAARKKEEEVDTSPLLAVNNLKNQRLLDEQKLKVLKWTFTTPREEFTDLLKDQMSTASVNKSLMANMFHEDFRYHLKAIDSLIEDRESNSKALVCNLDLILKWISLRFYDTNPSVLLKGLDYLTAVFQMLADSEYVMAENEGSCFLPHLLIKIGDPKDAVRNGVRGIFRQICVVYPFTKVFSYIMEGLKSKNARQRTECLDELGSLIEIYGMSACHPTPQVALKEIARHISDRDNSVRSAALNCVVQAYFLTGDKVYKLIGNLNEKDLSMLDERIKRASKTRKPTAESPKMNATVVLPTPEPEPVDDVPEALPEIPIQHESPTDTRTTPDHSQLRLKAPEVFGFNADVIRDIEKDWVRFADLPKKDHPSIDTSCLYSPLKIGYYSGVRYPADKLQSVISQSRSTTTTNTSHGRSFDAGLGASPSRPSTAPTQNNLADVLPKEDPNLIRIIRSIASPDSIQARAALNELNDILDCPEKQAALRNYEDMYVDSILAQFKILSQLPLSESLVMYQPILSSSYSFFSSHVLGKNIGVESLKKMLAMLLGLLADNKLSASGDEGQYTKVINGVCLRVLDRSNFTNLNCAMIRLLKETCSGGSLPKFTDLIMKCIWRNVKVMPDKSDEIDYELVLLEIHGFMSALPQSWWNNRPSDTPIRTVKTIIHNIAKLKGRDILLHTGKIPQSSELYTYLLKALKTVHKDHASNDKGPQNSLNAAIKERQISKQTHESMSQIFKLISDKDTSKEGVARLYEFKKQNPDVDIAPLLKGSSPVFKKFIEESLQSYEQANANRENDSKENNVTAGKTDCDYYMSRLNQLLNKNKQVNDRYGIDNDMNSATVKMAAQNNNVAAPEFRTERENETTSSSNRLDLIQQRLALIRENRQN; this is translated from the exons ATGGAGGAGGATACTGAATTCCAAAAACTTCCCGTTGACGAAAGGTGTGCACATAAACTGTGGAAGGCACGTCTGCACGGCTACCAAGAAGCAATCAAAATCTTTAGTGAAATTGATGATGAAAAATCGACCGAATGGAACAAATTCCATGGACTTATCAAGAAATTCGTTACGGACAGTCATGCTATGGCACAGGAACGGGGCCTTGAAGCTACActgatttatgtggaaaattgCGGTCATGCTGGCAAAATTGTCGGTGATGTGATGGCAGGGCTTGTTTTGAAATGTATTGCCGCGCCGAAGGCTAAAACAAAGGATCTAGCCACACAGATAGCGTTAATGTTCATCGAAATTGAGAAGCAGGACATTGCACTGGAGGAATTGGTCAAAGGAATGGAACagaaaaatccgaaaattgtAGCCGGAAGCACGGCCATTGTGTCGCTTGCACTGAACAAATTTGGAAACAAAGTTATTGCCATTAAGCCGCTCCTCAAACAAATACCAGTGTTGCTAGCCGATCGAGACAAAAATGTTCGTGATGAAGGAAAGGCGTTGATTGTTGAAATATTCAG GTGGATCGGACCCGCACTCAAACCACATTTATCGTCAGTCCCTGCCGTTGTTCAAACCGAATTGGAGACTGAATTCGAAAAAGTCAAGAGCGACAAGGCTGAACCGTCAAGATATTTACGGTctcaacaaatgaaaaaagtgGCAGCTGACAGTGCATCGAATGATAATGAAGACGTCGAAGCTGATGGTGACGACGCAAATGAGCCCGCAGCTGACATTGATCCAATGGATCTTATCGACCCCGTTGACATTCTATCCAAATTGCCAAAAGATTTTTACGACAAATTGGAAGAGAAGAAATGGCAATTGCGAAAGGAATCACTGGAGGCGTTGGAAGTGTTACTGCAGAATCCGAAATTGGCGAACGGCGACTATGGAGATGTTGTGAAAGCTTTGAGGAAAGTCATTGCCAAGGATTCGAATGTTGTTTTGGTGGCGTTGGCAGGGAAGTCATTAGCTGCCCTAGCTCGTGGActaaataagaaattttccaTATACGCACCG GCTTGTGTGCCGACAGTTCTGGAGAAATTCAAAGAGAAGAAAGCTAATGTGGTCACAGCATTACGTGACTGTATGGACGCGATGTACCCATCGTTGACATTAGAAAACATTCAGGAGGATCTGCTTGAAGCGCTAAACAACAAGAACCCGAGCATCAAAACTGAGACGTGCTTGTTTTTAG CTCGCGCATTTTCGAGAACGTTGCcttcaattttcaacaaaaaacttCTGAAAACATTCGTCGTTGTGCTCCTCAAAACGTTAAACGAATCGGATCCAGCCGTTCGTGACGCATCCGCAGAGACTTTGGGCACTCTGATGAAACTCCTGGGCGAAAAGACTGTAGCTCCACATCTGGCCGACGTCGATCCATTGAAATTGGCCAAGATAAAGGAATGTGCCGAGAAAGCAGTGATAGTTGTAAAAGTTCCAGCCGCTCCAAAGACACGACCAGTGACAGCACCTTCGGGTCCTTCGAAACCAGCAGCGAAGGAAGCAGCTAAACCAGTTGCCCGACCATCAACGGCTGTTGCAAAGAAACCAGCACCAGTCAAGAAAGCAGTCAGCAGTGGTGGCGGTAGTAGTTCTGCTCGTGTCGCAAAGTCGGCaagttcaacaaaaatttgtcctGCTGAACGGGAATTGACACCCGAGGAAGTGGACGAACGTGCGGCTGATCTATTGCCCGGTAATATTCTAGCAGAATTGGGAGACGCAAACTGGAAAACCAGATTGTCGTCCAGTGAGACATTCCTGAGCACCGTAAGTGGTCTGGAGAGCTGCCCGTCAATATCGCAGGTTCTAATCCGAATCATTTGTAAGAAGCCCGGTCTCAAG GAAAGTAATTTCCAAgtcttgaaattgaaattggaaattataaagaaaattgtcgAGGTGTTCGGCATCAGCACCACCACTGGTGATATGGTGCTGAACGATGTGGTTGAGAAGCTTGGTGATGCTAAGAACAGTGCCACCGCGGCGGAATGTCTCTTGGCAATAGCCGATGCAATCAATTTGGAGTACATGATCGTCAAAATGCTGAGCTATTCGTTCGAGCAGAAGTCACCGAAAGTGCAAATGGAAGCATTGCAGCTGACTGGTGAAGCTATTCAGGCATTTGGCTTACAG GTTCAACCGAAGAAGCTCATCGACTTCATGAAGAAAGCGCTGCAAAGTGTCAACGCAACCGTTCGTCAAGCAACGATAACAACATTAG GTATCATTTATCTCTACACCGGTGACTCGCTGATGATGTTCTTTGACGGGGAGAAAAATACGATCAAGCAGCAAATCCAAGCCGAATTCCAGAAAAATGCCTCACAAAAGCCGCCGAAACCGACGCGAGGTGTGAAAGTAAACTCCGAGGACGATGACTTCGATGAGAAGAA TGAACATGAAGACACATTCGAAGCCGAACCTGTTGATTTGTCGGAAATGATACCCAGAGTCGACATATCCGGTTCGATTACCGAGGCACTACTGACAGAGATTTCGGACAAAAACTGGAAAACTCGTAACGAAGGATTAACCAAACTACAGG GAATCATAGGTGACGCAAAGCGGATACATCCAACCCTTGGCGAACTACCGCAAGCATTAGCTCAACGGCTCGTCGATAGCAACGCAAAGATCGCGCAAACATCTTTGTCAATCTCACAACAACTGGCCGAAGCAATGGGTCCTGCATGCTCGAAACATGTACGAGTACTGTTTCCGGGCTTCCTCAGCTGTCTCGGTGATTCGAAACCATTTGTTCGTGCAGCTAGTATGACCTGCATCAATGTCTGGTGTGATCAGGCCGGCTACAAAGAATTCTTCGAAGGCGAAATGATCGTCGAAGCGTTGAAAACTGGCACGCCGGCTCTAAAAACGGAATTGTGGAATTGGTTGGCCGAAAAACTGCCGAAAGTACCGGcgaaaatcatttcgaaagaCGAACTGTTGACGTGTCTACCGCTTCTGTATTTGAATATTTGCGATCGAAGTCCGGATGTTCGGAAGAATGCGAACGAGGCAATTCTTGGATTTATGATACATTTGGG CTACGAGACCATGATAAAAGCGCTTGAGCGGCAGAAACCATCGGCGAAAAAGGACATTCTGGCTGCACTAGACAAAGTCAGACCGAATCTACCAGTGAAACCGTTACCGAAAAGCAAGCAACAAGCTCCGATTGTTTCTGAGGAACCCAAAGCTGTTAAAG GCAAGGCAACGAAACCAGCTGCAGCTGCAAAAAATGCTCCGGCTGCTGCCCGGAAAAAAGAGGAAGAAGTCGACACGTCACCACTTCTAGCGgtcaataatttgaaaaatcagCGACTGTTGGATGAGCAAAAACTCAAAGTTTTGAAATGGACGTTCACGACGCCGAGAGAAGAATTCACCGACCTGCTGAAAGATCAGATGAGCACAGCGTCCGTGAATAAATCCCTGATGGCCAATATGTTCCACGAAGACTTTCGTTACCACTTGAAAGCCATCGACTCATTGATCGAAGATCGTGAGAGCAATTCCAAGGCGCTGGTCTGCAATTTGGATCTGATTCTGAAATGGATTTCGTTGCGTTTTTACGACACGAATCCGTCGGTGCTGCTGAAGGGATTGGATTACTTGACGGCGGTGTTTCAAATGTTGGCTGATAGTGAATATGTCATGGCTGAGAATGAGGGTAGCTGTTTCTTGCCGCATTTATTGATTAAAATCGGTGATCCAAAGGATGCCGTTCGTAACGGCGTTCGTGGCATATTCCGTCAGATTTGCGTTGTGTATCCGTTCACCAAGGTGTTCAGCTACATCATGGAAGGactaaagtcgaaaaatgcACGACAGCGCACTGAGTGCTTAGACGAATTGGGCAGCCTAATCGAAATCTACGGAATGAGCGCGTGTCATCCTACACCGCAAGTGGCACTGAAAGAAATCGCCAGACACATTTCCGATCGAGACAATTCCGTACGCAGTGCTGCTTTGAACTGTGTCGTTCAGGCGTACTTTTTGACCGGCGACAAGGTGTACAAGCTGATTGGCAACTTGAACGAAAAGGATTTGTCGATGTTGGACGAACGTATTAAGCGGGCGAGCAAAACTAGGAAACCGACAGCAGAATCGCCAAAAATGAATGCTACCGTTGTCTTGCCGACACCAGAACCAGAACCGGTCGATGACGTTCCGGAAGCGTTGCCCGAAATTCCAATACAACATGAAAGTCCAACCGATACAAG AACCACTCCTGACCATTCCCAACTACGGCTAAAAGCGCCGGAAGTGTTCGGCTTCAATGCAGACGTCATACGCGATATTGAAAAAGACTGGGTACGCTTCGCTGATCTGCCGAAGAAGGATCATCCCTCAATTGATACGTCATGCCTTTATTCTCCGTTAAAGATTGGCTACTACAGCGGCGTAAGATATCCCGCCGATAAGCTTCAGTCAGTTATATCACAATCGCGTTCGACAACAACCACCAACACATCACATGGTAGATCGTTTGACGCAGGTCTAGGGGCCAGTCCATCGAGACCTAGCACAGCACCGACACAAAACAA TCTGGCCGATGTTCTACCGAAAGAAGATCCGAATCTCATTCGCATAATTCGGTCGATAGCTAGTCCCGACTCCATACAGGCGCGGGCTGCACTGAACGAACTGAATGACATTTTGGATTGTCCGGAAAAGCAAGCCGCACTGCGGAACTACGAGGACATGTACGTGGACAGTATTTTGGCTCAGTTTAAGATCTTGTCACAGTTGCCGTTGAGTGAATCGTTGGTTATGTATCAACCGATATTGTCCAGTTCGTATTCGTTCTTTTCGTCGCATGTGCTGGGAAAAAACATCGGCGTTGAAAGTTTGAAGAAGATGCTGGCAATGCTGCTCGGGCTATTGGCTGACAATAAACTGTCGGCCAGTGGTGATGAAGGACAATACACTAAAGTTATAAATGGCGTCTGTTTGCGGGTCTTGGATCGGTCAAACTTTACCAACTTGAATTG CGCAATGATCCGCCTGTTGAAAGAAACATGCTCGGGCGGCAGCCTTCCCAAATTCACCGATCTGATAATGAAATGCATTTGGCGTAACGTTAAG GTCATGCCGGACAAAAGTGACGAGATTGATTATGAGCTGGTACTTCTAGAAATTCACGGTTTTATGAGCGCACTCCCGCAGTCATGGTGGAATAATCGCCCATCGGATACTCCGATAAG AACGGTTAAGACGATTATTCACAATATAGCTAAGTTGAAGGGTCGAGACATTCTACTCCACACGGGCAAAATTCCACAGAGCTCAGAGCTCTACACGTACTTGCTGAAAGCGCTGAAG ACCGTTCATAAGGATCATGCATCCAATGATAAGGGGCCGCAAAATAGTCTGAACGCTGCCATAAAGGAGAGACAAATATCGAAACAGACCCATGAATCCATgtcacaaattttcaaattgatctCAGATAAGGACACCAGTAAGGAGGGCGTTGCAAGACTGTACGAATTCAAG AAACAAAATCCGGATGTTGACATAGCGCCACTGCTGAAAGGTTCCAGTCCAGTGTTCAAGAAGTTCATTGAGGAAAGCCTTCAGAGCTACGAACAGGCGAATGCGAACCGAGAAAACGATTCCAAGGAGAACAACGTCACCGCCGGCAAAACGGACTGTGACTACTACATGTCGCGATTGAATCAACTGTTGAACAAAAACAAGCAGGTCAACGATCGATATGGCATTGACAATGACATGAACAGTGCAACGGTGAAGATGGCAGCGCAGAACAATAATGTTGCTGCGCCGGAATTTCGAACAGAACGAGAG AATGAAACCACATCATCAAGCAACCGTTTGGATTTGATACAGCAACGTTTGGCATTGATACGTGAGAATCGGCAGAATTAA